A single Paenibacillus sp. FSL R5-0517 DNA region contains:
- a CDS encoding ATP-binding protein gives MSQHNQLPLQWEFIISKVKSSVTVVDATLPELPLMYVNEHFTRLTGYTYEESVGQNCRFLQGQDTDPETVMQIRDALKKQQSIKIDILNYTKSGQKFWNELNIDPIFNESGECLYFVGIQYDISERKYAEQQLKFATSMAEMNSRGQLEFIGKLNHELRTPLNGIMGMIELASMGEITDEQREYLELARQSSEALLNIVNNSLDMAKLGRGKMDVENIEFQPLKLIQQIVKTHEPAARNKHIRLLCHADLNVPDVLIGDPLRLRQVLDNLLSNAIKFTEQGEVQLQVDVRKQIMDTIVLVFSVRDTGIGIPQHQIEQLFDAFTQTDISHARRFGGSGLGLTICKELLELMNGQITVESTEGIGTQFEVTLPLLRQQAIPNVG, from the coding sequence ATGAGCCAACATAATCAACTCCCATTACAGTGGGAATTTATCATCTCGAAAGTGAAATCCTCCGTGACCGTGGTCGATGCTACCTTGCCTGAGCTTCCGCTCATGTATGTAAACGAACACTTTACCCGGCTGACAGGATACACGTATGAAGAGTCTGTAGGACAGAATTGCCGATTCTTGCAAGGACAGGACACAGACCCCGAAACAGTAATGCAGATTCGTGATGCATTAAAGAAACAACAGTCCATTAAGATTGATATCTTAAATTATACAAAAAGTGGCCAGAAGTTCTGGAACGAACTGAATATTGATCCGATCTTTAATGAATCTGGGGAGTGTTTATATTTTGTAGGCATTCAATATGATATCTCAGAACGGAAGTATGCCGAACAACAGTTAAAATTCGCAACTTCCATGGCTGAGATGAACAGCAGAGGGCAATTGGAATTCATCGGAAAGCTGAATCACGAGCTTCGTACCCCGCTCAACGGCATTATGGGAATGATCGAACTTGCCAGTATGGGTGAAATTACGGATGAGCAGAGAGAATATCTGGAGCTTGCACGTCAATCGAGTGAGGCGTTGCTTAACATCGTTAACAATAGCCTGGATATGGCGAAACTGGGCAGAGGCAAAATGGATGTCGAAAACATTGAGTTTCAACCGTTGAAGCTGATTCAACAGATTGTAAAGACACATGAGCCTGCAGCGCGGAATAAACACATACGTTTGCTCTGTCATGCTGATCTGAATGTTCCCGATGTGCTTATCGGTGACCCGCTAAGACTTCGGCAGGTACTGGATAATTTGCTGAGTAATGCGATCAAGTTCACGGAACAAGGTGAAGTGCAGTTACAGGTGGATGTGAGGAAACAAATCATGGATACCATAGTTTTGGTATTCTCTGTGCGTGATACGGGAATTGGCATTCCTCAGCATCAGATTGAACAATTGTTTGATGCATTTACCCAGACTGACATCTCCCATGCGCGTCGATTTGGCGGAAGCGGGCTGGGGCTGACCATCTGCAAAGAACTGCTGGAACTGATGAATGGCCAGATTACAGTAGAGAGTACCGAGGGAATAGGTACACAGTTTGAGGTGACACTGCCTTTACTGCGCCAACAGGCCATTCCCAATGTAGGATAA
- a CDS encoding NucA/NucB deoxyribonuclease domain-containing protein — MSKRRTGRKRKGKQGFKKQVLTLVAMLLVALYAWAGGEWPEEIPNPFGGTNKSVDHTITFPSERYPETANHIKAAIKAGHSDVCTIDRSGAEANRDLSLKGVPVKKGKDRDEWPMAMCAEGGTGADIQYITPKDNRGAGSWVGNQLSTYPDGTRVKFVVK, encoded by the coding sequence ATGAGTAAGAGACGCACTGGACGAAAACGAAAAGGTAAACAAGGCTTCAAAAAGCAGGTACTGACACTGGTAGCGATGCTGCTGGTAGCCCTCTACGCCTGGGCGGGGGGAGAATGGCCGGAGGAGATACCTAATCCATTCGGAGGAACGAATAAGAGTGTAGACCATACCATTACGTTTCCTTCTGAGCGCTATCCCGAAACAGCCAATCATATTAAAGCTGCCATTAAAGCAGGGCATTCGGATGTATGCACCATTGATCGTAGTGGAGCTGAGGCCAATCGGGATCTATCACTCAAGGGTGTTCCGGTCAAAAAAGGTAAGGATCGTGACGAGTGGCCTATGGCGATGTGCGCTGAGGGTGGCACAGGTGCAGATATCCAATACATTACCCCGAAGGATAATCGTGGTGCAGGTTCATGGGTAGGGAATCAGTTAAGTACATATCCGGATGGAACGCGAGTGAAGTTTGTAGTGAAGTAA
- a CDS encoding MFS transporter has product MNIAFYPYWAAKTLLSLINVIYIMVITTLIYSHTGSVLYAAMFPLIQIITHITAGFTLPLLVNHFPFSKLLIRISIAKTFIMTCVAISLSHLISQLPLLLIGMAVLSFLNGWESLLLNALTPQLVQGEDLAKANSLLTFSNQTVTIVGYAMTGFAVMNWGASQTFWAATSLSWAVLIFLITLGSLTRGIEQSQESDVPRHEWREGWSMLRKNPTLRLITLMDIAQALAGSIWIGAITLAFAKEVLARGEGWWGLMNSSYAVGTMLGGMLALALAKRIRKHLIASMTMGSLLLSMLTIVYGINNLPWLALVLCIIMGPVHQIRNLAQQTALQNSVPVESLTQVYATHGVLISTVTSVSIVIFGLAADQLGVQWVYLIGGALFLASAICSLLLGTVHRSQPIAKHTKNM; this is encoded by the coding sequence ATGAACATCGCATTTTATCCGTATTGGGCCGCCAAAACGCTGCTCTCGCTTATTAATGTCATATATATCATGGTCATTACTACGTTGATTTACAGTCACACTGGATCGGTACTCTATGCTGCAATGTTTCCACTAATTCAGATCATTACACATATAACAGCAGGTTTCACTTTGCCATTACTTGTGAACCATTTCCCATTCTCCAAACTATTGATCCGCATTTCCATAGCCAAAACATTCATCATGACCTGTGTAGCCATTTCATTGAGTCACTTAATTTCACAGCTACCGCTTCTATTGATCGGCATGGCCGTACTATCCTTTTTGAATGGATGGGAATCCCTGTTACTGAATGCTTTGACACCACAATTGGTTCAGGGAGAAGATCTTGCAAAAGCCAATAGCCTCCTCACTTTCTCCAACCAGACTGTAACCATTGTCGGTTACGCCATGACGGGATTCGCCGTGATGAACTGGGGGGCGTCACAGACTTTCTGGGCAGCTACAAGCCTGTCCTGGGCCGTTCTAATTTTCCTAATTACCCTTGGCTCGCTCACACGCGGTATAGAACAATCCCAGGAATCTGATGTACCGCGTCACGAATGGAGGGAAGGCTGGAGTATGCTCCGGAAGAATCCAACATTACGACTGATCACGCTTATGGACATTGCCCAGGCACTTGCGGGTTCGATCTGGATTGGAGCTATAACGCTGGCCTTTGCAAAAGAAGTTCTGGCACGAGGAGAAGGCTGGTGGGGACTTATGAACTCGAGTTACGCTGTTGGAACCATGCTTGGAGGTATGCTGGCTCTTGCACTGGCCAAACGGATTCGGAAGCATTTAATCGCTAGCATGACCATGGGTTCTCTTCTCTTGAGCATGCTGACCATCGTTTATGGTATAAACAACCTGCCATGGCTCGCTCTGGTGTTATGCATTATCATGGGTCCAGTTCATCAGATTCGTAATCTGGCTCAGCAGACAGCGCTTCAGAACAGTGTCCCTGTCGAATCTCTAACCCAGGTATACGCCACACATGGCGTCCTGATCTCCACGGTTACGAGTGTGTCCATAGTTATCTTTGGTCTAGCCGCTGATCAGCTGGGCGTTCAATGGGTGTACCTCATTGGTGGAGCCTTATTCCTCGCGTCTGCAATATGCTCATTATTACTCGGCACGGTTCACAGGAGCCAGCCCATTGCTAAACATACGAAAAATATGTAA
- a CDS encoding DUF1904 family protein: MPFIRFKGFTGPQLEEVVPQITEQMALITHIPRERMKAERHDVQALTPSPASIEILMFQRDQEVHNRIASSLQAILEEAYMPDVHIFFNILSPTLYYKQGKPLTDYRLD, encoded by the coding sequence ATGCCGTTTATTCGCTTTAAAGGATTTACAGGTCCTCAACTAGAGGAAGTTGTACCGCAAATTACAGAGCAGATGGCCCTTATTACTCATATTCCACGGGAGAGAATGAAGGCAGAGCGTCATGATGTACAAGCGCTAACACCTTCTCCGGCTTCTATAGAGATTTTGATGTTTCAACGTGATCAGGAGGTCCATAACCGGATTGCATCGTCGTTGCAGGCTATTCTGGAAGAAGCGTACATGCCGGATGTACATATTTTCTTCAACATATTGTCACCCACCTTGTACTATAAACAAGGCAAGCCGCTGACAGATTATCGATTGGATTGA
- a CDS encoding YjcZ family sporulation protein, which yields MSQVGYGCGNVGGFGGWTSTSAILVLFILLVIITKSFWL from the coding sequence ATGAGTCAAGTTGGATACGGTTGTGGCAATGTTGGTGGATTCGGTGGATGGACTTCTACAAGTGCGATTCTCGTGCTTTTCATCCTGCTCGTGATCATCACAAAATCTTTCTGGCTGTAA